Proteins co-encoded in one Amia ocellicauda isolate fAmiCal2 chromosome 11, fAmiCal2.hap1, whole genome shotgun sequence genomic window:
- the LOC136762750 gene encoding uromodulin-like: MLKIGHLVLLLFMPVVCANKAGTFTACSQCSENTVCASLNESVRLSDSNSYAQSVTCNCIKGFVGDGVNCYNATECESNQDCCAPGFRWSSHDGCVDIDECSVPRKDCQSPLICENTMGSFHCLSESESHPSARSVRFSCAKQLCQAGEDCLEGAGESRCSDPCQNYIVLSEPWRWTNFTENSDSDVKCDSGLSGWYRLMDTLGVRMPDACVPVQRCGAHAPMWINGIHPLPEEGVVSRESCGHWTSGCCQFRRQVLIKACPGPFYVYKFDGTPGCSLVYCAEIPNPTPELLCGHKQMQIGLDRCHLESKGLNISSAQLEGNSCQGYEERNKLVWFKMGRKEGDCGTRLMTNGTHAIYNNTLIIHGNKVGSVYLVPAASFPFSCAYPLDLKTSLEVAIQPVQTTLELRVSGVGSTTTTMSLYQDSNYTEPFTAGSVSLPLTSTLFVGVFVEDIEEAQFSVILEDCYATPTADDRDAVRFFIIQNRCPNDLASVSMDENGVSLQARFSVKLFRFVGDYNSVYLHCGILVCDSTAASCTPVRYQEPPVQSSVSAGTGALGIIVGCLLQLTLLLNI, encoded by the exons ATGTTGAAGATTGGGCACCTTGTTCTTCTCCTCTTCATGCCTGTTGTCTGTGCCAATAAAGCAG GGACGTTCACCGCTTGTTCGCaatgctctgaaaacactgtgtGCGCTTCCCTCAACGAATCCGTGCGTCTCTCCGACTCCAACTCTTATGCTCAGTCTGTAACGTGCAACTGCATCAAGGGCTTCGTGGGCGATGGGGTCAACTGCTACAACGCCACAGAGTGTGAGAGCAACCAGGACTGCTGTGCCCCCGGCTTCCGGTGGTCCAGTCACGATGGCTGTGTCGATATAGACGAATGCTCAGTCCCCAGAAAGGACTGTCAGTCGCCTTTAATTTGTGAAAACACCATGGGTTCCTTTCACTGCCTGTCGGAGAGCGAGTCCCATCCCAGTGCCCGCTCTGTGAGGTTCAGTTGCGCAAAGCAGCTGTGTCAGGCAGGAGAGGACTGCCTGGAGGGGGCTGGCGAATCACGCTGTTCAGATCCCTGTCAGAACTACATCGTCCTCAGTGAGCCCTGGCGCTGGACCAACTTCACAGAGAATTCGGATTCAGATGTTAAGTGTGACAGCGGTCTGAGTGGATGGTATCGTCTAATGGACACATTAGGTGTGCGAATGCCAGATGCATGCGTTCCCGTTCAAAGGTGTGGAGCCCATGCCCCTATGTGGATAAACGGTATTCACCCACTGCCAGAGGAGGGAGTGGTTTCGCGGGAGAGCTGTGGCCACTGGACTTCTGGATGCTGTCAATTTAGACGTCAAGTTCTTATCAAAGCTTGTCCGGGACCTTTTTATGTCTACAAATTTGATGGGACACCTGGCTGCTCTTTAGTCTACTGTGCAG AAATACCAAATCCCACCCCAGAGCTTCTGTGCGGGCATAAACAGATGCAGATCGGTCTCGACAGATGCCACCTAGAGTCCAAGGGCCTGAACATCTCATCTGCGCAATTGGAGGGCAACAGCTGCCAGGGATATGAAGAACGCAACAAGTTGGTGTGGTTCAAGATGGGGAGGAAGGAAGGAGACTGCGGAACAAGGCTAATG ACAAATGGCACCCACGCAATCTACAACAACACCTTGATCATCCATGGAAACAAGGTGGGAAGTGTGTATTTGGTTCCAGCTGCCAGTTTCCCCTTCTCCTGTGCTTACCCTTTGGATCTGAAGACCAGCCTTGAAGTAGCCATCCAGCCGGTCCAAAC TACACTGGAGTTGAGGGTGTCTGGGGTGGGCTCCACTACAACCACAATGTCACTGTACCAGGACTCCAACTACACTGAGCCCTTCACCGCAGGGAGCGTCAGCCTGCCGTTGACATCCACGCTGTTTGTGGGCGTCTTTGTGGAGGATATAGAGGAAGCCCAATTCTCTGTGATCCTGGAGGACTGTTACGCAACCCCTACCGCAGATGATAGGGATGCCGTTCGCTTTTTCATTATTCAGAACAG GTGCCCGAATGACCTGGCTAGCGTCAGTATGGATGAGAACGGGGTCTCCCTTCAGGCGCGCTTCTCTGTGAAGCTGTTCAGGTTCGTGGGAGACTACAACAGCGTTTACCTGCACTGTGGCATCCTCGTGTGTGACAGCACTGCCGCCTCCTGCACCCCCGTGA GGTATCAGGAGCCTCCGGTGCAGTCCTCGGTCTCAGCAG GAACTGGGGCACTTGGGATCATCGTCGGCTGCCTGCTTCAGCTCACTCTCCTGCTCAACATCTAA